From the genome of Acidobacteriota bacterium, one region includes:
- a CDS encoding DUF885 domain-containing protein, whose translation MEPKMSLMNRREALAALAATASLPLLPGCSSTPASPPAAANPEADALALLDQIGENYLRFAPEGATTLGIDTGARVALRSQLADRSADGQKKIAAQVRQDLERATAFDTSRLTHATRTSVEVVRSAYGLAAEGFALPYGDITVGSWRNTPYVVIQNVGAYLDLPRFLDSDHPVNDAADAEAYLARLQSYAKQLDGERGRIQAARGQGLVPPAFLIDKALSQMRLSATSARDGGSLVESLARRTKAIPGNWAERAKTIAAQEIAPALDRQIAELDAQRALAKDDAGMWARPNGDEFYRWALKASTTTSMTPDEMHAMGQSELAQLHARMETILKGAGYTKGTVGDRMNALAKDPRYQFADGDQGRAEIMAFIEERVAWIRAQLPRAFNTLVNPNMEVKRLPPEEEPGAPTAYGGAGSIDGKIPGKYWINLKTPALHSRYSLADLTFHESIPGHILQGEYTRQSPLIRQLLAFNAYSEGWALYAQQLADELGAYASDPIGQLGYLQALAFRACRLVVDTGIHAKRWTREQGVRFFVEVNGSNEMEVASEVDRYCSWPGQACGYKVGHSEINRQRERATAAMGPKYDVKAFNDTLVLGGNVPLDVLKKNVDQYIGTTKASA comes from the coding sequence ATGGAGCCGAAGATGTCGTTGATGAATCGCCGTGAAGCCCTGGCGGCTCTTGCCGCCACTGCCTCCTTGCCGCTCCTGCCCGGTTGCAGCAGCACACCGGCGTCGCCACCGGCCGCGGCGAACCCCGAAGCCGACGCGCTCGCGCTGCTCGATCAGATCGGCGAGAACTACCTGCGGTTCGCGCCCGAAGGCGCAACCACCCTCGGGATCGACACCGGCGCTCGGGTGGCACTACGCTCCCAGCTTGCCGACCGGTCGGCCGATGGCCAGAAGAAGATCGCGGCCCAGGTGCGGCAGGATCTCGAGCGCGCCACTGCGTTCGACACCTCGCGCCTCACGCACGCCACCCGCACCAGTGTCGAGGTCGTGCGCAGCGCGTATGGGCTTGCGGCCGAGGGCTTCGCGCTGCCGTACGGCGACATCACGGTGGGCAGCTGGCGCAACACGCCGTATGTGGTGATCCAGAATGTCGGCGCCTATCTCGACCTCCCGCGATTCCTCGACAGCGATCACCCGGTCAACGACGCAGCCGACGCCGAGGCGTATCTCGCGCGCCTGCAGTCGTACGCGAAGCAGCTCGACGGCGAACGCGGGCGCATCCAGGCGGCGCGCGGCCAGGGCCTGGTACCCCCGGCGTTTCTGATCGACAAGGCGTTGTCGCAGATGCGGCTGTCGGCGACGAGCGCGCGCGACGGCGGCTCGCTGGTTGAGTCGCTCGCCCGGCGCACGAAGGCCATTCCCGGGAACTGGGCTGAGCGCGCGAAGACCATCGCCGCGCAGGAGATCGCGCCGGCGCTCGATCGGCAGATCGCCGAACTCGACGCCCAACGCGCCCTTGCCAAGGACGATGCCGGAATGTGGGCGCGGCCGAATGGCGACGAATTCTACCGGTGGGCGCTGAAGGCCTCGACCACCACCAGCATGACGCCGGACGAAATGCACGCCATGGGGCAGAGCGAGCTGGCGCAGCTGCATGCCCGGATGGAGACGATCCTCAAGGGTGCCGGCTACACCAAGGGCACGGTCGGCGATCGCATGAACGCACTGGCCAAGGACCCGCGGTACCAATTCGCCGACGGCGACCAGGGCCGTGCCGAGATCATGGCGTTCATCGAGGAGCGCGTCGCGTGGATCCGGGCGCAACTGCCGCGCGCCTTCAATACGCTGGTCAATCCGAACATGGAGGTGAAGCGCCTGCCTCCGGAAGAAGAGCCGGGTGCGCCCACCGCGTACGGGGGCGCCGGGTCGATTGACGGCAAGATTCCCGGCAAATACTGGATCAACCTGAAAACGCCGGCACTGCACAGCAGGTACAGCCTGGCCGACCTGACGTTCCATGAATCGATTCCGGGACACATCCTGCAGGGCGAGTACACGCGCCAGTCGCCGCTGATCCGCCAGTTGCTGGCTTTCAATGCCTACTCGGAAGGCTGGGCGCTCTATGCGCAGCAGCTCGCCGACGAGCTCGGTGCCTATGCCAGCGATCCGATCGGGCAACTCGGCTACCTGCAGGCCCTGGCGTTCCGGGCGTGCCGGCTGGTGGTCGATACCGGCATTCACGCCAAGCGCTGGACGCGCGAGCAAGGCGTGCGGTTTTTCGTCGAGGTCAACGGCTCCAATGAGATGGAAGTGGCCAGCGAGGTCGATCGCTACTGCTCGTGGCCCGGGCAGGCCTGCGGCTACAAGGTGGGACACAGCGAGATCAACCGCCAGCGCGAGCGCGCCACGGCGGCCATGGGGCCGAAATACGACGTCAAGGCCTTCAACGACACCCTGGTGCTCGGCGGCAACGTGCCGCTTGACGTGCTGAAGAAAAACGTGGACCAGTACATCGGGACGACCAAGGCGAGCGCGTAA
- the rlmF gene encoding 23S rRNA (adenine(1618)-N(6))-methyltransferase RlmF, which translates to MSRPSVKEQLHPRNRFRTGYDFPRLIAGSPRLAAFVAPNAYGDASIDYANPAAVKALNQALLKDAYGINEWDLPPGYLCPPIPGRSDYLHHLADLPGVGEDRVRVLDIGMGANCIYPLIGASEYGWHFVGSEIDPVALRWAEKLVAANPAVSHLIECRLQKLPLACFEGVTTKGETFALSMCNPPFHVSAEAAAEGNRRKRRNLGHGRTTAPVLNFGGQAGELWCDGGELGFIHRLIAESAGQPRLCRWFTTLVSKRAHLPRLFGALERVKALDVNTLEMAHGQKTSSILAWTFTRS; encoded by the coding sequence ATGAGCAGGCCGTCGGTCAAAGAACAGCTGCATCCCCGAAACCGATTCCGCACCGGCTACGACTTCCCGCGCCTGATCGCCGGCAGTCCTCGCCTGGCGGCATTCGTCGCCCCGAACGCCTACGGCGATGCGTCCATCGACTATGCCAATCCGGCGGCGGTGAAGGCCCTCAACCAGGCGCTGCTAAAGGACGCGTACGGAATCAACGAGTGGGACCTGCCGCCAGGGTACCTGTGTCCGCCGATCCCGGGGCGCAGTGACTACCTTCACCATCTCGCCGATCTGCCGGGTGTTGGAGAGGACCGTGTTCGCGTCCTCGACATCGGAATGGGTGCCAACTGCATTTACCCGCTCATCGGCGCGAGTGAGTACGGCTGGCATTTCGTCGGCTCCGAGATTGATCCGGTGGCGCTGCGGTGGGCTGAGAAACTGGTAGCGGCCAATCCGGCGGTGTCGCATCTGATCGAGTGCCGTCTGCAGAAGTTGCCGCTGGCGTGCTTCGAGGGCGTCACCACGAAGGGCGAAACCTTTGCTCTGTCCATGTGCAATCCGCCGTTTCATGTCTCAGCCGAGGCGGCGGCCGAGGGCAACCGTCGCAAGCGGCGCAACCTCGGTCACGGGAGGACGACGGCGCCGGTGCTCAATTTCGGCGGCCAGGCCGGCGAGCTCTGGTGCGACGGTGGCGAGTTGGGGTTCATCCACCGCCTGATCGCCGAAAGTGCCGGTCAGCCGCGGCTGTGCCGGTGGTTCACGACCCTCGTCTCGAAACGCGCCCACTTGCCGCGCTTGTTCGGCGCGCTTGAACGGGTGAAGGCGCTGGACGTGAATACGCTCGAAATGGCGCACGGTCAGAAAACCAGTAGCATCCTGGCGTGGACGTTCACACGCTCGTAA